Proteins from a genomic interval of Zingiber officinale cultivar Zhangliang chromosome 1B, Zo_v1.1, whole genome shotgun sequence:
- the LOC122046166 gene encoding pheophytinase, chloroplastic-like isoform X2 has protein sequence MASLGSAPILPTPLLPHPRRSQGVFFDPGGLPKPISEPKRAPFPRLDPIWSRRIRCCSVSAQETGEEKRSHDPAITPSTSGEPEVFTRSWNWRGYRIRYQSSGNTGPALVLIHGFGANRVYSIDLIGYGYSDKPNPREVGTGSFYTFETWADQLNDFCVDVVKEKAFFICNSIGGVVGLQAAVMQPQICKGIFLLNISLRMLHIKKQPWYGRPFILSFQSFLRNTAVGKLFFKAIATPESIRSILFQCYHDTSAVTDELVQLILQPGLDPGAAEVFLEFICYSGGPLPEELLPKVECPVLIAWGDKDPWEPVELGQKYAEFKAVEDFVVLPDVGHCPQDEAPDLVNPLIQSFVERHAP, from the exons ATGGCGAGCCTCGGTTCCGCTCCCATCCTGcctactcctcttcttcctcaccctCGACGGAGCCAAGGAGTCTTTTTCGATCCCGGCGGCCTTCCGAAGCCTATCTCGGAGCCTAAACGTGCTCCCTTCCCTCGCCTCGATCCGATTTGGAGCCGCAGGATTCGGTGCTGCAGTGTTTCGGCTCAAGAAACCGGCGAAGAGAAGAGGTCGCACGATCCCGCGATTACCCCTTCCACCTCCGGTGAACCTGAAGTTTTCACCAG ATCATGGAATTGGCGAGGTTACCGTATTCGTTATCAGTCATCAGGAAATACAGGACCAGCATTAGTTCTAATTCACGGTTTTGGGGCAAACAG GGTTTACTCTATTGATCTGATTGGTTATGGTTATTCTGATAAGCCAAACCCACGAGAAGTTGGAACAGGTTCATTCTATACATTTGAGACATGGGCAGATCAGCTGAATGATTTTTGTGTTGATGTTGTCAAAGAGAAAGCATTCTTCATATGCAATTCTATTGGAG GCGTTGTAGGCCTTCAGGCAGCAGTTATGCAGCCTCAGATCTGCAAGGGTATCTTCCTGTTAAATATTTCCTTAAGAATGCTACACATAAAGAAACAGCCTTGGTACGGAAGACCTTTCATCCTATCCTTCCAGAGCTTCTTGAG GAACACAGCTGTTGGAAAGCTTTTCTTTAAAGCAATTGCCACCCCAGAATCTATCAGAAGTATTCTATTCCAg TGTTATCATGACACATCAGCCGTGACAGATGAACTAGTTCAGCTCATTTTGcaaccaggacttgatcctggtgCCGCAGAAGTATTCCTTGAGTTTATCTGCTATTCAGGTGGTCCTCTACCTGAAGAATTGCTTCCCAAAGTTGAG TGTCCAGTTTTGATAGCTTGGGGCGATAAGGATCCATGGGAGCCTGTCGAACTCGGGCAAAAGTATGCCGAGTTTAAAGCTGTCGAAGATTTTGTTGTCCTTCCCGATGTTGGCCACTGCCCACAG GATGAAGCTCCAGATCTAGTAAATCCCTTGATTCAATCTTTCGTTGAGCGTCATGCACCGTGA
- the LOC122046166 gene encoding pheophytinase, chloroplastic-like isoform X1 yields the protein MASLGSAPILPTPLLPHPRRSQGVFFDPGGLPKPISEPKRAPFPRLDPIWSRRIRCCSVSAQETGEEKRSHDPAITPSTSGEPEVFTRSWNWRGYRIRYQSSGNTGPALVLIHGFGANSDHWRKNISILAKSNRVYSIDLIGYGYSDKPNPREVGTGSFYTFETWADQLNDFCVDVVKEKAFFICNSIGGVVGLQAAVMQPQICKGIFLLNISLRMLHIKKQPWYGRPFILSFQSFLRNTAVGKLFFKAIATPESIRSILFQCYHDTSAVTDELVQLILQPGLDPGAAEVFLEFICYSGGPLPEELLPKVECPVLIAWGDKDPWEPVELGQKYAEFKAVEDFVVLPDVGHCPQDEAPDLVNPLIQSFVERHAP from the exons ATGGCGAGCCTCGGTTCCGCTCCCATCCTGcctactcctcttcttcctcaccctCGACGGAGCCAAGGAGTCTTTTTCGATCCCGGCGGCCTTCCGAAGCCTATCTCGGAGCCTAAACGTGCTCCCTTCCCTCGCCTCGATCCGATTTGGAGCCGCAGGATTCGGTGCTGCAGTGTTTCGGCTCAAGAAACCGGCGAAGAGAAGAGGTCGCACGATCCCGCGATTACCCCTTCCACCTCCGGTGAACCTGAAGTTTTCACCAG ATCATGGAATTGGCGAGGTTACCGTATTCGTTATCAGTCATCAGGAAATACAGGACCAGCATTAGTTCTAATTCACGGTTTTGGGGCAAACAG TGACCATTggagaaaaaatatttcaattctTGCAAAATCCAACAGGGTTTACTCTATTGATCTGATTGGTTATGGTTATTCTGATAAGCCAAACCCACGAGAAGTTGGAACAGGTTCATTCTATACATTTGAGACATGGGCAGATCAGCTGAATGATTTTTGTGTTGATGTTGTCAAAGAGAAAGCATTCTTCATATGCAATTCTATTGGAG GCGTTGTAGGCCTTCAGGCAGCAGTTATGCAGCCTCAGATCTGCAAGGGTATCTTCCTGTTAAATATTTCCTTAAGAATGCTACACATAAAGAAACAGCCTTGGTACGGAAGACCTTTCATCCTATCCTTCCAGAGCTTCTTGAG GAACACAGCTGTTGGAAAGCTTTTCTTTAAAGCAATTGCCACCCCAGAATCTATCAGAAGTATTCTATTCCAg TGTTATCATGACACATCAGCCGTGACAGATGAACTAGTTCAGCTCATTTTGcaaccaggacttgatcctggtgCCGCAGAAGTATTCCTTGAGTTTATCTGCTATTCAGGTGGTCCTCTACCTGAAGAATTGCTTCCCAAAGTTGAG TGTCCAGTTTTGATAGCTTGGGGCGATAAGGATCCATGGGAGCCTGTCGAACTCGGGCAAAAGTATGCCGAGTTTAAAGCTGTCGAAGATTTTGTTGTCCTTCCCGATGTTGGCCACTGCCCACAG GATGAAGCTCCAGATCTAGTAAATCCCTTGATTCAATCTTTCGTTGAGCGTCATGCACCGTGA